A single genomic interval of Zunongwangia sp. HGR-M22 harbors:
- a CDS encoding Fic family protein, giving the protein MYNWQIENWPSFDYKSKAIDDIVIEFASETGEVKGIIDSLPSDFRQDAIIQFMIDEAIKTSAIEGEYYSRQDVMSSIKNRLGIGDGATIRDINARGIAELMVEVRENFSEPLSERLIKGWHAMLFSRSRYIQAGTYRSGEEPMLIVSGRYGREEIHYEAPPSHRVPMEMKQFIQWYKEFDIENNDIRSSLIKTAIAHLYFETIHPFEDGNGRIGRAIADKCLSESLGRVLVLSISTAIEQNKAAYYQALKMAQRSLNISDWIVYFCKTILTAQKNAKAVIRFILKKAKFLDQHRENLNDRQLKVILKMFDKGVEGFEGGMTAKKYISLTKTSKATATRDLRDMTSKGILKPQGGGRSIHYELNINF; this is encoded by the coding sequence ATGTATAACTGGCAAATTGAAAATTGGCCTTCTTTTGACTATAAGTCGAAAGCTATCGATGATATTGTGATTGAATTCGCTTCAGAGACAGGTGAAGTTAAAGGGATTATAGATAGCCTGCCTTCTGACTTTAGACAAGATGCGATTATACAATTTATGATCGATGAGGCCATTAAAACTTCAGCGATTGAAGGGGAATATTACAGTCGTCAGGATGTAATGTCATCGATCAAAAATCGATTAGGTATTGGAGATGGTGCTACTATTAGAGATATCAATGCCAGGGGGATTGCAGAATTAATGGTGGAGGTAAGAGAAAACTTTTCCGAACCTCTAAGCGAGCGATTAATTAAGGGATGGCATGCGATGTTATTTAGCAGATCCAGGTATATTCAGGCAGGGACTTATCGATCTGGAGAGGAACCCATGCTTATAGTATCAGGGAGATACGGGAGAGAAGAAATTCATTACGAAGCTCCTCCATCTCATCGTGTTCCTATGGAGATGAAACAGTTCATACAGTGGTACAAGGAATTTGATATTGAAAATAATGATATTCGAAGTTCATTGATCAAAACAGCTATCGCTCATTTGTATTTTGAAACGATACATCCTTTTGAAGATGGAAATGGACGTATAGGTAGAGCCATAGCTGATAAATGTCTTTCGGAATCTTTAGGTAGAGTATTAGTATTAAGTATATCCACTGCAATCGAACAAAATAAAGCAGCGTATTACCAAGCCTTAAAAATGGCTCAGCGCTCTCTGAATATCTCGGATTGGATTGTTTATTTCTGTAAGACTATCTTGACCGCCCAGAAAAATGCTAAAGCAGTTATTCGATTTATTTTAAAAAAAGCAAAATTTCTGGATCAACATCGGGAGAATTTAAATGATCGCCAGTTAAAAGTGATCTTAAAAATGTTCGATAAAGGTGTTGAAGGTTTTGAAGGAGGAATGACCGCAAAGAAATATATATCATTAACCAAAACTTCAAAAGCCACCGCCACCCGAGATTTACGGGATATGACTTCTAAAGGTATCTTGAAACCTCAAGGAGGAGGACGAAGTATACATTATGAGCTGAATATCAATTTTTAA
- a CDS encoding RagB/SusD family nutrient uptake outer membrane protein: MKKLLYFFTLIIGLTSCNDYLEVEPVGQVIPKTVEDYRSFLTSAYSITNIGKILTSYRSDELRLNTNASGIEQYEDIFIWNDSNASPLTRAFPYASFYSIIFYCNHIIENQNNIEGDQNSIDQLVGEAYALRAMQYFELVNLYAKPYDNNATNDEPAVPIVTVYDAEKAYPKKSLEEVYSQILSDLEEAQALVNVNQQDEGLNYRFSKIAVLAFQARVALYQQDWEQAIAFSEEALSIRSDIQNLNDNASIMPSEYNSVESILALENVADLDLVTKSSISDDLIAAYDPESDLRFALYYEQYNDGRYHSKKSAQNKFKVSYRTSELYFIIAESLAHLNKTDSAKETFLDFAENRYTPSGFSAYQDFVNTLDNESLLTEILKERRREFAIEGHRWNDLRRTTQPEITKTYNGNSYTLEEGDERYTLLFPNDAIINNPDL; this comes from the coding sequence ATGAAAAAGCTACTTTACTTTTTTACATTAATAATTGGCCTTACTTCCTGTAATGATTATTTGGAAGTAGAACCTGTTGGTCAGGTCATTCCAAAAACCGTAGAAGATTATAGAAGTTTTCTAACTTCTGCATATTCAATTACTAATATTGGTAAGATTTTAACCAGCTATCGCAGTGATGAACTTCGATTAAATACAAATGCTTCCGGAATTGAGCAATATGAAGACATTTTTATATGGAATGATAGCAATGCTAGTCCGCTTACCAGAGCTTTTCCTTATGCCAGTTTTTATAGTATTATTTTCTACTGTAATCATATTATAGAAAATCAGAATAACATTGAAGGCGATCAAAACAGTATTGACCAGTTAGTGGGAGAGGCTTATGCACTTAGAGCTATGCAATATTTTGAACTGGTTAATTTATATGCAAAGCCTTATGATAATAATGCTACAAACGATGAACCGGCAGTACCTATAGTTACCGTGTATGATGCAGAAAAAGCCTATCCAAAAAAATCTCTTGAGGAGGTCTATTCTCAAATTCTAAGTGATCTTGAAGAAGCACAAGCTTTAGTGAATGTAAACCAACAGGACGAAGGGCTAAATTATAGGTTTTCGAAAATAGCAGTTCTGGCATTTCAGGCGCGGGTAGCCTTGTATCAACAAGACTGGGAACAAGCGATAGCCTTTTCGGAAGAGGCATTAAGTATAAGATCTGATATTCAAAATCTTAACGATAATGCATCCATAATGCCGTCAGAATATAACTCAGTGGAATCCATTTTAGCCCTGGAAAATGTAGCTGATCTGGATCTTGTAACGAAATCAAGTATATCTGATGATTTGATAGCAGCTTATGATCCGGAATCAGATTTGAGATTTGCACTTTATTATGAACAGTATAATGATGGCCGATATCACTCTAAGAAAAGTGCTCAAAATAAATTTAAAGTGAGCTACAGGACATCCGAGCTATACTTTATTATAGCTGAATCTCTCGCTCATTTAAATAAAACAGATAGTGCCAAAGAGACATTTCTTGATTTTGCAGAGAACAGATATACCCCTTCTGGATTTTCAGCATATCAGGATTTTGTAAATACGCTGGATAATGAAAGCCTGTTGACCGAAATTTTAAAAGAACGTAGAAGAGAATTTGCCATTGAAGGGCATCGATGGAATGACCTAAGAAGAACCACACAACCTGAAATAACAAAAACATATAATGGTAATAGCTATACGCTAGAAGAAGGAGATGAGCGGTATACGCTTTTGTTTCCCAATGATGCCATCATTAATAATCCTGATTTATAA
- a CDS encoding SusC/RagA family TonB-linked outer membrane protein, whose product MKRLIYLLIFMPLALMAQDQVLVSGTVVGDKDGMPVVGASVYVSSSMIGNQTDEKGILQGAMLGTTTDFDGNFELRVDPNIKSLVISYMGFESKTIQLGNNTQNLKINLKESSENLDEVIITGYQKIEKRKATSSYAKIDVSEIEQAGVATVDQMLTGQLPGVMVQPTTGAPGAPSKISIRGIATLNGSSDPLWVLDGIPLQGDDIPEDFRDKDNIDNLQSSPIAGLNPGDIESLTVLKDASATSIYGARAANGVIVITSKKGKKGAMRINTNANVFVTQRPDFSKLNLMDSSQKVDFELYLAGRSDLTYQQNRGAVARILNNYNQYDIFQDNGFDAISSAAQNAINELRNVNTNWGKELYQMAVNQQYTLSISGGSENNDYYFSAGLFDEQGTTIGTGQKRFNITLKDNFSITDKLKVGVALFGSQNRTSSYITGADAYTNPAYYARHANPYLQLTDANGNYVYDPDLVERSDLNLNYNVIEERRNTDHEYKANSLKSIFNIDYDFNDDLKFSTQLGLQLDFNSTEKFSNRNSYYTRKYRQRSQYSVTGGYDYFMPEGGIIQNWNADVFQYNWKTTANYNTTFNKRHELDLMLGTEFRQNKNTEIHTKGFGFNSNTLTTIPITNELALENSLFDTYKKTYNENVFASFYGTASYTLDRKYTVFGSLRYDGSNLFGVNPKYRYLPIWSFAGSWNLDKEDFMANIPAIDVFKLRASYGVQGNIDKSTSPFVVGIYDNVSILPGTNEEVIRATNAPNPNLRWEKTTSSNIGFDMSLFNNRVFLTGDYYSRKSTDLIGLRSIPLENGYNFISTNWATVSNKGYELSINTTNINTPNFRWTSGLNISHNKSVVEDIEIPENNLKPSLKGYSVNAIFALKTAGLDSNGLPLFWQNGRKVTAVEFYNLEEGVDGSQLSREDHRNLYTYAGDGMPKFTGGFRNTFAYKQFDLRVLTNFNIKQTVRAEPTYNPTQAQPGSNYNTDILKAGTGKYPALIGANSPGFNTNLLYSWYNTYDAGNTYRDLDIWLKDISYIRISSIRLSYALPKKQLERLRISGLNFNLEARNMFVIGTDYDGYFDPETYGSLYAQPIPKIISAGFNLSL is encoded by the coding sequence ATGAAAAGATTAATCTACTTGTTAATATTTATGCCATTGGCACTTATGGCTCAGGATCAGGTTCTGGTTTCTGGTACCGTAGTGGGAGATAAAGATGGAATGCCGGTTGTCGGAGCTTCTGTCTATGTTTCCTCCTCTATGATTGGCAATCAAACGGACGAGAAAGGTATTCTTCAGGGAGCCATGCTGGGGACGACCACCGATTTTGATGGAAATTTTGAACTGAGGGTCGATCCTAATATTAAATCTCTGGTGATTTCATATATGGGGTTTGAATCTAAAACTATTCAACTTGGGAATAATACCCAAAACTTAAAGATTAACCTAAAGGAAAGTTCAGAGAATCTTGATGAGGTGATTATTACGGGATATCAGAAAATTGAAAAACGGAAGGCGACATCGTCTTATGCGAAAATTGATGTATCTGAGATTGAGCAAGCGGGGGTAGCGACTGTGGATCAAATGTTAACCGGACAATTACCAGGGGTGATGGTACAGCCTACAACAGGTGCTCCGGGTGCTCCTTCAAAAATATCTATACGTGGTATCGCCACTTTAAATGGTTCGTCAGATCCGTTATGGGTGCTTGACGGAATTCCATTGCAGGGTGATGATATCCCGGAAGATTTTAGAGATAAAGATAATATTGACAATCTTCAATCTTCGCCTATCGCCGGACTGAATCCGGGAGATATAGAAAGCCTAACTGTTTTGAAAGATGCCTCGGCTACTTCCATTTATGGAGCCCGTGCAGCAAATGGTGTAATTGTCATTACCAGTAAGAAAGGTAAGAAGGGAGCCATGCGAATTAATACCAATGCCAATGTATTTGTTACGCAGCGACCGGATTTCAGTAAACTGAATTTAATGGATTCTTCTCAAAAAGTAGATTTTGAACTGTACCTGGCTGGAAGATCGGATCTTACTTATCAGCAAAACAGGGGAGCGGTTGCCCGAATTTTAAATAATTATAATCAGTACGATATTTTTCAGGATAATGGGTTTGACGCCATTTCCTCAGCAGCTCAAAACGCCATTAACGAGCTTAGAAATGTGAATACCAACTGGGGAAAGGAGTTATACCAAATGGCCGTAAATCAGCAATATACACTTAGTATCTCTGGAGGTAGTGAAAATAATGATTATTACTTCTCTGCAGGTCTTTTTGATGAACAGGGAACAACCATTGGTACTGGCCAAAAGCGTTTTAATATAACTCTTAAAGATAATTTTTCGATTACCGATAAATTAAAGGTTGGGGTGGCTTTATTTGGAAGCCAAAACAGAACCTCTTCTTATATCACAGGGGCTGATGCCTATACAAACCCGGCATATTACGCCAGACATGCAAATCCATATCTTCAATTAACCGATGCGAATGGAAACTATGTTTATGATCCCGATCTGGTAGAGCGCTCAGATCTAAATCTTAATTATAATGTTATTGAAGAAAGAAGAAATACAGATCATGAGTATAAAGCGAATTCTTTAAAATCAATTTTTAATATTGATTATGATTTTAATGATGATTTGAAGTTTTCTACCCAATTAGGTCTTCAGTTGGATTTTAATAGTACGGAGAAATTCAGTAACAGAAACAGTTATTATACCAGAAAATATCGTCAAAGATCACAATACAGTGTAACTGGAGGCTATGATTATTTTATGCCTGAAGGTGGGATAATCCAAAATTGGAACGCCGATGTGTTTCAGTATAACTGGAAAACAACCGCTAATTATAACACTACTTTTAATAAAAGGCATGAGCTGGATCTGATGTTGGGAACCGAGTTCAGACAAAACAAGAATACTGAAATTCATACAAAAGGATTCGGTTTTAATTCCAATACGCTCACTACCATTCCAATTACTAATGAATTGGCTTTGGAGAATTCGTTATTTGATACCTATAAAAAGACCTATAATGAGAATGTGTTTGCATCATTCTATGGAACTGCATCGTATACCCTGGACAGAAAATATACCGTGTTTGGGAGTTTAAGATATGATGGCTCTAACTTATTTGGTGTAAATCCTAAATATAGATACCTCCCAATATGGTCTTTTGCGGGTTCATGGAATTTAGATAAGGAGGATTTTATGGCAAATATTCCTGCCATAGATGTATTTAAACTTAGAGCTTCTTACGGGGTGCAGGGAAATATCGATAAATCTACTTCTCCTTTTGTTGTTGGTATATATGATAATGTCTCGATACTTCCGGGAACCAATGAAGAAGTTATACGAGCAACCAATGCACCTAACCCTAACCTGAGATGGGAAAAAACTACTTCGTCTAACATCGGTTTTGATATGAGCTTGTTTAATAATCGTGTTTTTCTTACCGGAGATTATTACTCCAGAAAAAGTACAGATCTAATAGGTTTACGATCGATTCCACTGGAGAACGGTTATAACTTTATAAGTACAAACTGGGCTACGGTAAGTAATAAGGGATATGAATTATCAATTAATACCACCAATATCAACACCCCGAACTTTAGATGGACAAGTGGATTAAATATTTCCCATAATAAAAGCGTGGTTGAAGATATTGAAATACCGGAAAATAACCTGAAACCTTCTTTAAAAGGCTATAGTGTGAATGCTATTTTTGCGCTTAAAACAGCCGGATTGGATAGTAATGGACTACCGTTATTCTGGCAAAACGGAAGAAAAGTAACTGCGGTAGAGTTTTATAATCTGGAAGAAGGAGTAGATGGAAGTCAGTTATCACGAGAGGATCACAGAAACTTATATACCTATGCGGGTGATGGGATGCCAAAGTTTACCGGTGGTTTTAGAAATACCTTTGCATACAAACAATTTGATCTTCGGGTTTTAACCAACTTTAATATTAAACAAACCGTAAGAGCCGAGCCAACCTACAACCCTACTCAGGCTCAGCCGGGTTCTAATTATAATACGGATATTTTAAAAGCCGGTACAGGAAAGTATCCTGCGCTAATTGGTGCTAATTCTCCAGGCTTCAATACCAATCTCCTGTATAGTTGGTACAATACCTACGATGCCGGAAATACCTATCGGGATTTGGATATATGGCTTAAGGATATTTCCTATATACGAATTAGTAGTATTCGTTTAAGCTATGCGCTACCTAAAAAGCAACTGGAAAGACTGAGAATTTCAGGTTTAAATTTTAATCTGGAAGCCCGAAACATGTTTGTGATCGGAACCGATTACGACGGGTACTTTGATCCTGAAACTTATGGCAGCTTATACGCACAACCTATTCCGAAAATTATCTCGGCAGGATTTAATCTCTCTTTATAA
- a CDS encoding tetratricopeptide repeat-containing sensor histidine kinase, translating into MRQFRIAIITLLALSFSCNLEDQSSVAIDTNIKKSDKLYKDASRIDSLLYATYQDAIAERNDSIKNDKLIDLSYKYLKADDSLMFVRTNDLAQESSISLQDSVGISSTYWDLAQFYHNYNIEDSAYYYYDKAQKIYSTLDDKLNSARLLLNMAIIQKNIKDYTGSEVTTSQAIKLLEPSNQYHTLYVAYNNLGIIFNELEEYEKSLQYHRKAIKNLYRLGDTKDLASSYNNIGVVYNNQENYSAAIEFFEKALNTTKNLQEDNPKIYAMLLDNRAYARFHLGDTTNQLLNEFEKALNIRKDLNLKTGISINQLHLSEYFLGKRDTAKAIKFANLSRKMSFESQNTRDLLLSLKLLSKAKKDSALYYSNRYIDINDSLQKQERTVRNKFARIRFETNEYISKTKRLNEQVILISLISIALLLLFSLLYIIKAQRAKNKLFNQKQQANHEIYSLILSQQRLIEEEREKEKRRISRELHDGILGSLFGLRISLDSLNEDDSKEIKEKRAAYIYEIQKIAEEIRLLSHQLNKDSQVDIDFQLILKEYLKRQSEIINIQLDSLDDIDWELIENNIKINLYRIIQESITNIHKHSQATLINISINVIKKHMIVKIKDNGTGFVANKSSSGIGLKNMKSRARSINGKLSIESNTDGTIIELSIKL; encoded by the coding sequence TTGAGGCAATTCCGGATAGCAATAATAACTTTACTTGCACTTTCATTTTCTTGTAACCTAGAAGATCAGAGTAGTGTTGCTATTGATACTAATATAAAAAAAAGCGACAAATTATATAAAGATGCTTCAAGAATAGATTCACTACTATACGCGACCTATCAAGATGCTATTGCCGAGCGGAATGATAGTATAAAGAATGATAAGCTTATTGATCTTTCGTATAAATATCTAAAGGCAGACGATTCTTTAATGTTTGTTCGAACCAATGATTTAGCTCAGGAATCTTCAATTTCACTTCAGGATTCAGTTGGAATTTCTTCAACTTATTGGGATTTAGCACAATTTTATCATAATTACAATATTGAAGATAGTGCATATTACTATTATGATAAAGCACAAAAAATCTACAGTACGCTAGATGATAAGCTAAACTCCGCAAGATTACTACTTAACATGGCTATTATTCAAAAGAATATTAAAGATTATACAGGTAGTGAAGTGACAACATCTCAGGCTATTAAATTACTAGAGCCTTCAAATCAATATCATACATTATATGTCGCATATAATAATCTTGGAATTATTTTTAATGAATTGGAGGAGTATGAAAAATCACTTCAATATCACCGAAAGGCCATAAAAAACCTTTATAGATTAGGTGATACAAAAGATTTAGCTTCAAGTTATAACAATATTGGGGTAGTTTATAATAACCAAGAGAACTATTCGGCTGCCATTGAATTTTTTGAAAAAGCACTAAATACTACTAAAAATCTTCAGGAAGATAATCCTAAGATATATGCTATGCTTCTCGATAATCGGGCTTATGCTAGATTTCATTTAGGAGATACTACAAATCAGTTGCTTAATGAATTTGAAAAAGCTTTGAACATAAGAAAAGATTTAAATCTAAAAACAGGAATAAGTATTAATCAATTACATCTATCAGAATATTTTTTGGGGAAGAGAGATACAGCTAAAGCTATTAAATTTGCAAATTTATCTAGAAAAATGTCTTTTGAAAGCCAAAATACTAGAGATTTATTATTGTCTTTAAAGCTCTTATCAAAAGCTAAAAAGGATAGTGCTCTTTATTATTCCAATCGATATATTGACATTAATGATAGTTTACAAAAGCAAGAGCGAACCGTTAGAAACAAATTTGCTAGAATACGTTTTGAAACGAATGAATATATCTCTAAAACGAAAAGATTAAATGAGCAGGTCATTCTCATTTCACTGATATCAATAGCACTTTTATTATTATTTTCATTGTTATATATTATTAAAGCACAACGAGCAAAAAATAAATTATTCAACCAAAAACAACAAGCCAATCATGAAATCTATTCTTTAATTTTATCTCAACAGCGTTTAATTGAAGAGGAGCGTGAAAAAGAAAAAAGGCGGATTTCTAGGGAATTACATGATGGCATTTTAGGGAGTTTATTTGGGCTAAGAATTAGCTTAGACTCTTTAAATGAAGATGATAGTAAAGAGATTAAGGAAAAGCGGGCAGCATACATCTACGAAATTCAAAAAATTGCAGAAGAAATAAGACTGTTATCTCATCAACTTAATAAAGATTCCCAAGTAGATATTGATTTTCAACTGATTTTAAAAGAGTATTTAAAAAGGCAATCAGAGATTATTAATATTCAATTAGATAGTCTAGATGATATTGATTGGGAATTAATAGAGAATAATATAAAAATAAACTTGTATAGGATAATTCAAGAATCAATTACGAATATACATAAGCATTCGCAAGCTACACTGATCAATATAAGTATCAATGTAATAAAAAAGCATATGATCGTAAAGATTAAAGATAACGGAACAGGCTTTGTAGCTAATAAATCATCTTCGGGAATTGGATTGAAAAACATGAAAAGCCGTGCAAGAAGTATTAACGGAAAATTGTCTATTGAATCAAATACTGATGGAACTATAATTGAGTTAAGTATTAAATTATAA
- a CDS encoding LytR/AlgR family response regulator transcription factor, with protein MGISFYIINDDETTTRNLCDLINEYNEFTCLGITENYEQGMNSILKLNPDVLFINLDSYSGDVFSFCQEVKDYLLNHSKFIALSKDTSSSYLALKNKFYDYILKPGKELEIRKIILQLIKSKEYGLNEVLCLKSYKDYTILQIEEILFLKADNNATDFIMTNGKNISAFKTLKFFEGVLPSSFIRIHNSYIINKNHLSRINFGKLKCFLDHSNISLPFSRSYRHNLQSLEELLKHKAISFN; from the coding sequence TTGGGAATTTCTTTTTATATTATAAATGACGATGAGACAACTACGCGGAATTTATGTGACTTAATTAATGAGTATAACGAATTCACATGTCTAGGAATCACTGAAAACTATGAGCAGGGTATGAATTCCATATTGAAATTGAATCCTGATGTTTTGTTTATAAATTTAGATTCTTATTCTGGAGATGTTTTCTCATTTTGTCAAGAGGTTAAAGATTACTTATTAAATCACTCAAAATTTATAGCCTTATCTAAAGATACTTCAAGCTCATATTTAGCTTTAAAGAATAAATTTTATGATTACATATTAAAACCTGGGAAGGAGTTAGAAATTCGCAAAATTATTCTTCAATTAATAAAGAGCAAAGAATATGGTTTAAATGAGGTGTTATGCCTTAAATCTTATAAGGATTATACCATATTGCAAATTGAAGAAATCTTATTCTTAAAGGCTGATAATAATGCAACTGATTTCATTATGACTAATGGAAAAAATATTAGTGCATTTAAAACATTAAAATTTTTTGAAGGTGTATTGCCAAGTAGTTTTATAAGAATCCATAACAGTTATATTATTAACAAAAATCATTTATCCAGGATTAATTTTGGTAAACTGAAATGCTTTCTAGATCATAGTAATATCAGTCTTCCTTTTTCTAGGTCTTATAGACATAATCTTCAATCCCTTGAGGAATTATTAAAGCACAAAGCAATTTCATTTAATTAG
- a CDS encoding response regulator — MNDKKVLKILLVDDHHIILEGYKNVLSKIILDNYIISVETSDSCDSAWSLLEEMKFDIVFLDINFPISEKNKILSGEDLGVKIKLNFPEIKIIVLTVLGDPFRLHNILLNINPDGFLLKGETTSEELKRCFAKVITSPPYYGSKVSKLLHSEISKNSLIDETDRNILYQLSLGTKTKDLPNYIHLSLRAIEDRKRKLKETFGVSGDGNKALLEKARQSGYI, encoded by the coding sequence ATGAATGATAAAAAAGTATTAAAAATACTATTGGTTGATGACCATCATATTATTTTGGAAGGCTATAAAAATGTGCTTTCAAAAATTATTCTCGATAACTATATAATTTCAGTAGAAACTTCAGATAGTTGTGATTCAGCTTGGAGCCTATTGGAAGAAATGAAGTTTGACATTGTTTTCTTAGATATTAATTTCCCAATTAGCGAAAAAAATAAAATCTTATCCGGGGAGGATTTAGGGGTTAAAATTAAATTAAACTTTCCCGAGATTAAAATTATAGTTTTAACTGTCTTAGGAGATCCATTTCGTCTGCATAACATTTTACTAAATATAAATCCTGACGGATTCCTTTTGAAAGGAGAAACAACATCTGAGGAACTAAAAAGATGTTTTGCCAAAGTGATCACCTCTCCACCATATTATGGATCAAAAGTCTCAAAACTTTTACATTCTGAAATTAGCAAAAATTCATTAATTGATGAGACTGATAGAAACATTCTTTACCAACTCTCACTAGGAACAAAAACTAAAGATTTACCAAACTATATTCATTTATCACTAAGAGCTATAGAAGATAGAAAAAGGAAGTTAAAAGAAACTTTTGGAGTTTCTGGAGATGGTAATAAAGCTTTATTAGAAAAAGCTAGACAAAGTGGTTATATATAA